The Anas acuta chromosome 2, bAnaAcu1.1, whole genome shotgun sequence genome contains a region encoding:
- the NSUN6 gene encoding tRNA (cytosine(72)-C(5))-methyltransferase NSUN6 isoform X2: MCSSSGAPRTPGHLINSCHWTQDLKKHESEVIVGAQCGYAVLRGAHVYVPGIISTSKFMKAGDLVSVYSDIEGKCKRGAKEFEGVKVFLGNGISELSRSEIFSSHGPVNGMGIRMIEPVYLSPSFDNVLPSHLFLQNLPSVVVSHVLNPQPGERILDMCAAPGGKTTHLATLMHDQGEVIAMDKIANKVKRIKQNAELLQLNCIKAFCYDGTKALSVEKREDEQEGPPFLPESFDRILLDAPCSGMGQRPTMSYSSTLKELMSYQPLQRKLFTVAVKLLKPGGVLVYSTCTITLSENEEQVAWALETFPCLQLQRQEPHIGGEGMRGAGLALDQLKLLQRFDPSAATVQGMDIKALQDSQEDDLISLANKDCIGFFIAKFIKLNGLETVTPTSFQPLLKNPFFCDVCDTKLIDLSCSTTLMCTHLKRHTKKVNT; this comes from the exons ATGTGTTCCAGTTCTGGAGCACCCAGAACTCCAGGACATCTTATTAATTCCTGCCATTGGACCCAG gatttaaaaaaacatgaatcTGAAGTCATTGTTGGAGCACAGTGTGGGTACGCAGTACTTCGAGGAGCACATGTTTATGTTCCTGGAATCATATCTACCTCAAAAT TTATGAAAGCTGGAGATTTGGTCTCAGTATATTCAGATAttgaagggaaatgtaaaaGAGGAGCCAAAGAATTTGAAGGAGTCAAGGTTTTCCTTGGAAATGGGATTTCAGAACTGAGTCGCAGTGAAATCTTCAGCTCACATGGCCCAGTGAA TGGAATGGGCATCAGAATGATAGAGCCAGTCTACCTCAGTCCGTCCTTTGACAATGTGCTCCCTAgtcatttgtttttacag aACTTGCCTTCAGTGGTTGTGAGCCATGTTTTAAACCCTCAACCAGGAGAGAGAATTTTGGACATGTGTGCTGCACCTGGAGGAAAAACAACCCATCTTGCAACATTAATGCATGATCAG ggtgaaGTAATAGCAATGGACAAGATAGCTAACAAGGTCAAAAGAATTAAGCAGAATGCTGAATTACTACAGTTGAATTGTATTAAGGCATTTTGCTATGATGGAACAAAGGCACTTTCAGTTGAGAAGAGAGAGGATGAACAAG AAGGACCTCCGTTCTTACCAGAGTCATTTGATCGGATTCTTCTTGATGCTCCATGTAGTGGGATGGGGCAGAGACCAACCATGTCTTATTCCTCAACTTTAAAGGAATTGATGTCTTATCAGCCACTGCAGCGCAAGCTTTTCACTGTG gcagtgaaaTTGCTGAAGCCAGGAGGTGTTCTAGTGTATAGTACATGTACGATTacactttctgaaaatgagGAGCAAGTTGCATGGGCCCTAGAAACTTTTCCATGCCTCCAGCTTCAGCGACAG GAACCTCATATCGGAGGAGAAGGCATGAGGGGAGCTGGACTGGCACTTGAtcagctgaagctgctgcagagatTTGATCCATCTGCTGCGACCGTGCAAGGAATGGATATTAAAGCTTTGCAAGATTCCCAGGAAGATGATTTGATTTCACTGGCAAATAAGGACTGCATAGgattttttattgcaaaatttATTAAATTGAACG GTCTGGAGACTGTTACTCCCACCTCCTTCCAACCCCTCCTCAAGAATCCTTTCTTCTGTGATGTCTGTGATACTAAACTGATAGACTTGAGCTGCTCAACAACACTGATGTGTACTCATTTGAAAAGACATACAAAAAAAGTTAACACCTAA
- the NSUN6 gene encoding tRNA (cytosine(72)-C(5))-methyltransferase NSUN6 isoform X1: protein MSFFPKISFHREVEEYLTKVFRNNELITSLGAKETESKYQSLLSHLSHPPAFTTVRVNTHLSSVKHVKKMLFEEIQKQFKGICVPVLEHPELQDILLIPAIGPRQDLKKHESEVIVGAQCGYAVLRGAHVYVPGIISTSKFMKAGDLVSVYSDIEGKCKRGAKEFEGVKVFLGNGISELSRSEIFSSHGPVNGMGIRMIEPVYLSPSFDNVLPSHLFLQNLPSVVVSHVLNPQPGERILDMCAAPGGKTTHLATLMHDQGEVIAMDKIANKVKRIKQNAELLQLNCIKAFCYDGTKALSVEKREDEQEGPPFLPESFDRILLDAPCSGMGQRPTMSYSSTLKELMSYQPLQRKLFTVAVKLLKPGGVLVYSTCTITLSENEEQVAWALETFPCLQLQRQEPHIGGEGMRGAGLALDQLKLLQRFDPSAATVQGMDIKALQDSQEDDLISLANKDCIGFFIAKFIKLNGLETVTPTSFQPLLKNPFFCDVCDTKLIDLSCSTTLMCTHLKRHTKKVNT from the exons atgtcttttttccccaaaatatctTTCCATCGTGAAGTTGAAGAATATCTCACCAAAGTATTCAGAAATAATGAG CTTATAACTTCTTTAGGTGCAAAGGAAACAGAGAGTAAATATCAATCTCTGTTAAGTCATCTATCTCATCCACCAGCTTTCACAACTGTTAGAGTCAACACCCACTTGTCCTCAGTGAAACatgtgaaaaaaatgctgtttgaagAGATCCAGAAG caATTTAAAGGAATATGTGTTCCAGTTCTGGAGCACCCAGAACTCCAGGACATCTTATTAATTCCTGCCATTGGACCCAG gcaggatttaaaaaaacatgaatcTGAAGTCATTGTTGGAGCACAGTGTGGGTACGCAGTACTTCGAGGAGCACATGTTTATGTTCCTGGAATCATATCTACCTCAAAAT TTATGAAAGCTGGAGATTTGGTCTCAGTATATTCAGATAttgaagggaaatgtaaaaGAGGAGCCAAAGAATTTGAAGGAGTCAAGGTTTTCCTTGGAAATGGGATTTCAGAACTGAGTCGCAGTGAAATCTTCAGCTCACATGGCCCAGTGAA TGGAATGGGCATCAGAATGATAGAGCCAGTCTACCTCAGTCCGTCCTTTGACAATGTGCTCCCTAgtcatttgtttttacag aACTTGCCTTCAGTGGTTGTGAGCCATGTTTTAAACCCTCAACCAGGAGAGAGAATTTTGGACATGTGTGCTGCACCTGGAGGAAAAACAACCCATCTTGCAACATTAATGCATGATCAG ggtgaaGTAATAGCAATGGACAAGATAGCTAACAAGGTCAAAAGAATTAAGCAGAATGCTGAATTACTACAGTTGAATTGTATTAAGGCATTTTGCTATGATGGAACAAAGGCACTTTCAGTTGAGAAGAGAGAGGATGAACAAG AAGGACCTCCGTTCTTACCAGAGTCATTTGATCGGATTCTTCTTGATGCTCCATGTAGTGGGATGGGGCAGAGACCAACCATGTCTTATTCCTCAACTTTAAAGGAATTGATGTCTTATCAGCCACTGCAGCGCAAGCTTTTCACTGTG gcagtgaaaTTGCTGAAGCCAGGAGGTGTTCTAGTGTATAGTACATGTACGATTacactttctgaaaatgagGAGCAAGTTGCATGGGCCCTAGAAACTTTTCCATGCCTCCAGCTTCAGCGACAG GAACCTCATATCGGAGGAGAAGGCATGAGGGGAGCTGGACTGGCACTTGAtcagctgaagctgctgcagagatTTGATCCATCTGCTGCGACCGTGCAAGGAATGGATATTAAAGCTTTGCAAGATTCCCAGGAAGATGATTTGATTTCACTGGCAAATAAGGACTGCATAGgattttttattgcaaaatttATTAAATTGAACG GTCTGGAGACTGTTACTCCCACCTCCTTCCAACCCCTCCTCAAGAATCCTTTCTTCTGTGATGTCTGTGATACTAAACTGATAGACTTGAGCTGCTCAACAACACTGATGTGTACTCATTTGAAAAGACATACAAAAAAAGTTAACACCTAA